The following is a genomic window from Puniceicoccaceae bacterium.
CAAAAAACTTTCGGAAAATCTCCGGATGCTCTTTCAACGCATCAGAGGAACCCATGAAGATGACGCCTTCCTTCTCGAGCCCTTCCTTCATGCGGGAATACGCAGCTTCCGAATCAAATTGCGCCTCAACTCCCGCCAGAAACTTGCGCTCCTGCTCCGGAATGCCCAGTCGTTCAAAGGTTTGCTTGATCTCGTCAGGCACTTCTTCCCATGTCCGACTCGCGCGCTGCCCCTTGGAGAGGTAGTAGCGGATCTTGTCAAAATCGATGTTTTCCAGATCCTTCGTCGCCCAATGGGTCGGCATGCCCATGCGTTCAAAGGTACTGAGCGCTTTCAGTCGAAAATCCCGCACCCAGTCGTCTTCGCCTTTGACGTCACTGATGTACTGGATCACTCCTTCATTCAATCCCGTTCCGGCGTCAAACTCATAGGTGGTTTCGTAACTGAAATTCCCCTTTTCCCTGTCAATATCAATGGCTGTTGCTTGTGTCATGTTCTTCTCCTGGTTGGATGATTCTGCGGCTCGAACAGTTCGAGCCGCCTGACCTGAAATCAGGCTCCGACAAGGGAGTCCTTCACCCAGTCATAGCCCTTCAATTCCAGTTCCTTGGCAAGTTCCTTGTCACCTGTCTGGACAATGCGTCCATCCCACATCACGTGAACCTTGTCCGGTACGATGTAGTCGAGCAGGCGCTGGTAGTGCGTGATCACCAAAATTCCGCGGTCTTCGTTGCGCATCAGGTTCACCCCGTTGGACACGATCTTGAGCGCATCAATGTCCAGCCCACTGTCGGTTTCGTCCATGATGCAGTAAGCGGGTTTGAGCATCGCCATCTGAAGGATCTCGCAACGTTTTTTCTCTCCTCCCGAAAAACCTTCATTCAGGGAACGTGAGGTAAAACTGCGATCCATTTTGAGCAGATCCATTTTTGCATACAGCTCGCGGTAGTAGCCTGGAGCGTCAAATTTGGCACCTTCCTCCATACGCCCCTGCAATGCAGCACGAATGAAGTTGGCGATGGTCACTCCCGGTATTTCCATGGGATACTGGAATGCCAGAAACACACCTTTGTGTGCAATTTCATCCGGCTCCATTCCCAAAACGTTCACTCCGTCCACAAGAATCTCACCCGACTCCACTTCGTAGTCTTCGTGCCCTGCGATGACCTTCGCGAGCGTGCTCTTTCCGGTACCGTTGGGTCCCATGAGGGCATGAACTTCGCCCTTGGGAATCACAAGCGAAAAATCCTTGAGAATCGGTTGTCCCGCAATGCTGGCGTTGAGATTTCGAATTTCTAACTGGTTCGACATGATATTCTGAATTGAAGTTAAAGGTATGTATGGGATTCGGTAAAGTCAGTGCGTGTTCTCAGGCACTGACATCTCCGGCTCACAGCAGCGTCCGCTCAGGGTGAGATCAATTTTTTCAATGGAATACCCCTTTGGCAGAAATTGAGAAAGATTCTCAATAAATGCGTTTGGTAGATGAACGTCAATGACTTTGCCCGTCTCCTGGCAGTGGAAGTGGGCGTGATGCCTCGAATGATCCTTCGCCTGGCAAAAGCGCGATGGCTCCCTTTCAAAATTGACTTGTCGGATCAAGTCACAGTCAACGAGGGTTTCCAGGCAGTTATAGACTGTCGCAAGCGAAATCGTGGGGCAGGATTCTTTGACGCGTGCATAGACCAGGTCTGCGGACGGATGATCATCCGATGCCAGAACGACCGAAAAGACCTGCTCCCGCTGTCGGGTCGCGCGCAGTCCTTTCCGTTCCAGCGCACGTTCCAGCTTTTCTTTTGCATGTGTTTCAAGTTGCATGGCAATATCCCAGACGTCACAGCGGTGACGATTGAAAATTAACAATAATTGGAATCATTCCAATTACAAATAAGAAGTCCAGTTTTTTGTGAATTCTCTCTTGTTCATTTGCACCGGAAACTACTACCGGAGTCGCTACGCGGAGGCCCTGTTCAATCACCAGAAGGGGATTCCGCTTTCGCATTGGCGGGCTTTTTCACGGGGTCTGATGATCGAATGCGCGCCGCAGTCGATTTCACCCCACACCCGCAACGCCATTCAAAGCAAAGGCATAACAGACGACTGCTACGAATCCCTCCCCACCGCGCTCACCCTCGCCGATCTCAAACGTGCGGACCTCGTTGTCGCACTCAAACGCGAGGAACACCATGCCATGATGCAGCACCAGTTCCCCGAGTGGGTGGAGCGCATCCGCTATTGGGACGTACACGATCTCGATGTCTGGAGTCCCGCTCAAACACTGCCCGCCATCGAGACACGAGTGCAGTCGCTCATCGCTGAACTCAGCACCTCATCGAAAAAATAACCGGGTTAAAGCAGGCTAACAACCCCTCAATATCGACGATCTCTATCGCGGTGTTGCCCCAAAAAATCCGTAAAAAAAGGCGCCTCCCCGAAGGAAGGCGCCCGTTGATTTCGATTTTATATTAGGTGGTGACTACGATTCATTGGAACCCCGTGCCTTTGAGGAAGCGACTGCAACCTCTTTTCCTTCAAACAGGAAGGGCTCGAGAGCCAACTTGCGAACCGTAGTGAATTGGGAACGAGGCAGGATCATACCGGTCGTGGATTCCACGCCGAGTTCCTGAACGAGCCCGGTTTCCTTGACCCCGATCATGGCAATGATCTGGGTCGAGTCGCCACTCCAAACGATTGTGTCGTAAGGAACGACGTGTTTCACAACTTGTGTTACCACTGGTGCTGAGGGAGTGACTGCTTGCGCTGCCACCGCCACCAGCAAACCAATTGCAACAGCGATTGGTTTACGGTTGTTCATCATTTATAGTGACTTTCCAGAGATCCTGAAAAATCTGATGTCAAAAGAACGAACCGAGACCCTCAGGATCTCTTGAAGCCAAGCAAATGCACTTTTTCCAAAAAATCAATACGTTCTGGCAAACGTACACACAATTGTAACGTTGGGTTATTCCCCACACCCGTTGCATCAGGTGAAGTCACACTTCCCTATGCTTGCCATGAGGGTGGCCATAGCCAGAGACTCAACCCACGCTACTCACCTCCGGGCAGCTTAATCGCCCGCT
Proteins encoded in this region:
- a CDS encoding low molecular weight phosphatase family protein, whose translation is MFICTGNYYRSRYAEALFNHQKGIPLSHWRAFSRGLMIECAPQSISPHTRNAIQSKGITDDCYESLPTALTLADLKRADLVVALKREEHHAMMQHQFPEWVERIRYWDVHDLDVWSPAQTLPAIETRVQSLIAELSTSSKK
- the sufC gene encoding Fe-S cluster assembly ATPase SufC, with translation MSNQLEIRNLNASIAGQPILKDFSLVIPKGEVHALMGPNGTGKSTLAKVIAGHEDYEVESGEILVDGVNVLGMEPDEIAHKGVFLAFQYPMEIPGVTIANFIRAALQGRMEEGAKFDAPGYYRELYAKMDLLKMDRSFTSRSLNEGFSGGEKKRCEILQMAMLKPAYCIMDETDSGLDIDALKIVSNGVNLMRNEDRGILVITHYQRLLDYIVPDKVHVMWDGRIVQTGDKELAKELELKGYDWVKDSLVGA
- a CDS encoding transcriptional repressor; translated protein: MQLETHAKEKLERALERKGLRATRQREQVFSVVLASDDHPSADLVYARVKESCPTISLATVYNCLETLVDCDLIRQVNFEREPSRFCQAKDHSRHHAHFHCQETGKVIDVHLPNAFIENLSQFLPKGYSIEKIDLTLSGRCCEPEMSVPENTH